A region from the Candidatus Zixiibacteriota bacterium genome encodes:
- a CDS encoding radical SAM protein — protein sequence MRLLLIQPPVQDFYDTDVRLQPIGLCYLKAAVARHLPDVDVVIRDCHAGRGRFTVAIPRELRYLRGYYAAPDTSPFSTFHRYYHFGESFDAIEGEIASLRPDVVGISSLFTPYFREALEVAARVKRRRDIPVLMGGSHASAAPESLLASPHVDYVVRGEGERPLVAFLRFLRGELRVDEVPNLVYRRDGRLCFNPLADNFPLDDLPFPDLSDLSPSRYRIAGKPLAFAITSRSCPHRCSFCSVHTTFGTTYRRRSVANVLEEIELRYRQGYRVIDFEDDNLTYYRSAFKELCRRLIARFPGGEMEFVAMNGVSYLSLDDELLELMRAAGFSHLNLSLVSSDKAVRETTKRPHTLEAYLRVVHRAAGLGFKIVSYQILGLPSESLESMVQTLAFNARLPVLLGASPFYLTPDAPIARGREFAEADYVRARLTALGVETDRFGRDDIYTLLVATRIVNFLKGLPIASFADLVDLIDSPPAGNGAAVGLALLGRLSATGRLCFLTAGGAVENQRFKTGLFGDVLREAGEIRCRAGGRIAVGKFAELLRARCAAPEPVRSAQRGRAP from the coding sequence ATGAGGCTTTTGCTGATCCAGCCTCCCGTCCAGGACTTCTACGACACCGACGTCCGCCTTCAGCCGATCGGGCTTTGCTATCTCAAGGCTGCGGTCGCGCGCCACCTGCCCGACGTCGATGTCGTGATCCGCGACTGCCACGCCGGCCGCGGCCGCTTCACGGTCGCCATACCGCGGGAGCTCCGCTATCTCCGCGGCTATTACGCCGCGCCGGATACGTCGCCTTTTTCCACCTTCCACCGGTACTACCACTTCGGCGAATCGTTCGACGCGATCGAGGGAGAGATCGCGTCGCTTCGGCCCGACGTCGTCGGCATCTCGTCCCTCTTCACGCCCTACTTCCGCGAGGCGCTGGAAGTCGCGGCGCGCGTCAAGCGCCGCCGCGACATTCCGGTGCTCATGGGAGGCTCCCACGCCTCCGCCGCTCCGGAGTCGCTCCTCGCCTCGCCCCACGTCGACTACGTGGTGCGGGGCGAGGGCGAGCGGCCGCTGGTTGCCTTTCTCCGTTTTCTCCGGGGCGAGCTGCGCGTCGACGAGGTGCCGAACCTCGTCTACAGGCGCGACGGCCGGCTGTGCTTCAATCCGCTCGCCGACAACTTCCCGCTCGACGATCTCCCCTTCCCCGACCTGAGCGATCTCTCGCCCTCCCGTTACCGGATCGCCGGCAAGCCGCTCGCCTTCGCGATCACCTCGCGCAGCTGCCCGCACCGCTGCTCGTTCTGCTCCGTGCACACGACCTTCGGAACGACCTACCGGCGCCGCTCGGTGGCAAACGTCCTGGAAGAGATCGAGCTGCGCTACCGCCAGGGCTATCGCGTGATCGATTTCGAGGACGACAACCTGACCTACTACAGGAGCGCCTTCAAGGAGCTCTGCCGGAGATTGATCGCCCGTTTTCCGGGCGGCGAGATGGAGTTCGTCGCGATGAACGGCGTGAGCTACCTGAGCCTCGACGACGAGCTACTCGAGCTGATGCGCGCGGCGGGGTTCTCGCACCTGAACCTCTCGCTCGTGAGCTCCGACAAGGCCGTCCGCGAAACCACCAAACGACCGCACACGCTCGAAGCCTACCTGAGGGTGGTTCACCGGGCGGCCGGGCTCGGTTTCAAAATCGTCTCGTACCAGATCCTCGGCCTCCCGAGCGAAAGCCTGGAAAGCATGGTGCAAACGCTGGCCTTCAACGCGCGCCTGCCGGTGTTGCTCGGCGCCTCGCCGTTCTATCTGACGCCGGATGCGCCGATCGCCCGCGGTCGAGAGTTTGCGGAGGCGGACTACGTGCGCGCGCGGCTGACGGCCCTCGGCGTGGAAACGGATCGGTTCGGACGCGACGACATCTATACGTTGCTCGTCGCCACGCGGATCGTGAACTTCCTCAAGGGCCTGCCGATCGCCTCCTTTGCGGATCTCGTCGACCTGATCGACTCCCCGCCGGCAGGCAACGGAGCGGCCGTCGGCCTCGCTCTCCTGGGGCGGCTCTCGGCAACCGGCCGCCTCTGCTTTCTGACCGCCGGCGGAGCGGTCGAAAACCAGAGGTTCAAGACCGGCCTCTTCGGCGACGTGTTGCGCGAAGCCGGAGAGATACGCTGCCGCGCCGGGGGGAGGATCGCCGTCGGGAAATTCGCGGAGCTTCTTCGCGCACGCTGCGCGGCGCCCGAACCGGTCCGGAGCGCGCAACGAGGACGCGCGCCGTAA
- a CDS encoding prepilin-type N-terminal cleavage/methylation domain-containing protein yields MDPTTSSLTAPTRRRGARVTTATSTAGNDARGFSLLELVLVLLLFGVAGLIVLPNLREALRDQSVKRSALGLAAAARELRHRALETATPQRLLLDLSRNSYRAAREREVQLPGDVRFAGAEGAEIPEETLRQFVFFPNGSVTGGVVALSGGENEVSYAVRLEPITGRIVVLRGDFR; encoded by the coding sequence ATGGACCCTACGACATCATCTCTTACGGCGCCGACAAGGCGCCGGGGGGCGAGGGTGACAACCGCGACATCAACAGCTGGGAATGACGCGCGCGGCTTCAGCCTGCTGGAGCTCGTGCTGGTGCTCCTGCTCTTCGGGGTGGCGGGCCTGATCGTGCTGCCGAACCTGCGGGAAGCGCTGCGCGATCAGTCGGTCAAGCGTTCGGCTCTGGGGCTGGCAGCCGCCGCTCGCGAGCTGCGCCACCGCGCCCTGGAAACCGCGACGCCGCAGCGGCTGCTGCTCGATCTTTCGCGGAACAGCTATCGGGCGGCGCGCGAGCGCGAGGTTCAGCTCCCCGGGGACGTGCGCTTCGCCGGGGCGGAGGGAGCCGAGATTCCGGAGGAAACGCTGCGGCAGTTCGTCTTTTTCCCGAACGGCAGCGTAACCGGCGGGGTCGTGGCGCTCTCGGGCGGGGAAAACGAGGTTTCCTATGCCGTGCGCCTCGAGCCGATCACGGGCAGGATCGTGGTTTTGCGGGGAGACTTCCGATGA
- a CDS encoding cupin domain-containing protein, translated as MTHTARVVDKPWGYELIWAQTSRYVGKVLHIKRGESLSYQYHRVKDETIRLLNGLMDMDIEVDGRASRVRLSPGDCLHIVPGMKHRMIAVEECDVLEVSTPELDDVVRLEDRYGRADPGKPR; from the coding sequence CTGACGCACACGGCAAGGGTCGTCGATAAACCGTGGGGCTACGAGCTCATCTGGGCGCAGACGTCGCGTTACGTCGGCAAGGTTCTCCACATCAAGCGGGGTGAATCGCTCAGCTACCAGTACCACCGGGTCAAGGATGAAACGATCCGCCTGCTCAACGGCCTCATGGACATGGACATCGAGGTGGACGGCCGGGCTTCCAGGGTGCGCCTGAGCCCCGGAGACTGCCTCCACATCGTCCCGGGCATGAAGCACCGGATGATCGCCGTCGAGGAATGCGACGTCCTGGAGGTCTCGACGCCCGAGCTGGACGACGTTGTCCGCCTCGAGGACCGCTACGGACGCGCCGATCCCGGCAAACCGCGGTAG
- a CDS encoding type II secretion system F family protein: MAFFQYRAADHAGKIVEGVMEAEAERGVVARLHEMGCVPLRIYAPGERAAGAGSAHRPLFARRRVGQRELLQFTHELGTLLAAGMPLDRSLSILRGLAEGGELGKVIGALLEAVRAGKSLASSMSEHPDVFPRLYVNMIRAGEAGGMLEGALRYLSDYLERSTALKEDIKSALIYPVMLASAAGLSLIVLFVYVVPRFALIFKDVRQTVPWITRAVIGVSQLLADYGWLALLVAVAAAAGLAWYWRTPAGRLEWDRLSLRLWLIGDLVRKFETSRFARTLSALLKGGVPLLEALGTVQGVVGNRLLARAIGQVQVRVREGKGMARTLAESGLFPQLALNMIGVGEETGKLEGMLVEIADYYDQEVKRATKRLTSLLEPVLILGMGLVIGIVVISMLLAIFSINDLPF; encoded by the coding sequence ATGGCATTTTTCCAGTACCGCGCCGCGGATCACGCCGGCAAGATCGTCGAAGGTGTCATGGAGGCGGAAGCCGAACGCGGCGTGGTCGCGCGCCTGCACGAGATGGGATGCGTGCCCCTGCGGATCTATGCCCCCGGGGAGCGGGCGGCCGGCGCAGGGTCCGCGCACCGGCCGCTGTTCGCCAGACGTAGGGTCGGGCAGCGCGAGCTGCTGCAGTTCACCCACGAGCTGGGCACGCTCCTCGCGGCCGGGATGCCGCTGGACCGCAGCCTTTCGATCCTCAGGGGGCTGGCGGAGGGCGGGGAGCTCGGTAAGGTGATCGGCGCCCTGCTCGAGGCGGTGCGAGCCGGGAAGTCGTTGGCGAGCTCGATGAGCGAGCATCCGGACGTCTTCCCCCGCCTCTACGTCAACATGATCCGCGCGGGCGAGGCGGGCGGCATGCTCGAAGGGGCGCTGCGCTACCTCAGCGACTACCTTGAACGCTCGACCGCCTTGAAGGAGGACATCAAATCGGCGCTGATCTACCCGGTGATGCTGGCGAGCGCGGCGGGTCTGTCGCTGATCGTGCTGTTCGTCTACGTGGTGCCGCGCTTCGCGCTGATCTTCAAGGACGTGCGCCAGACGGTTCCCTGGATCACGCGCGCCGTGATCGGCGTCAGCCAGCTGCTGGCCGACTACGGGTGGCTGGCTTTGCTGGTCGCGGTGGCCGCCGCCGCAGGGCTCGCCTGGTACTGGCGAACCCCGGCGGGACGGCTGGAGTGGGACCGGCTCTCGCTGCGGTTGTGGCTGATCGGCGATCTGGTCCGCAAGTTCGAGACATCGCGCTTTGCGCGCACGCTGTCGGCCCTGCTCAAGGGAGGCGTGCCGCTGCTCGAGGCCCTCGGGACGGTCCAGGGCGTGGTCGGCAACCGGCTGCTGGCGCGGGCGATCGGACAGGTCCAGGTGCGGGTGCGCGAGGGAAAGGGAATGGCGCGAACCCTGGCCGAGAGCGGCCTTTTCCCGCAGCTCGCCCTGAACATGATCGGTGTCGGAGAGGAGACCGGCAAGCTGGAGGGAATGCTGGTCGAGATCGCGGACTATTACGACCAGGAGGTGAAACGCGCGACCAAGCGGCTCACCTCGCTGCTCGAGCCGGTGTTGATCCTCGGCATGGGGCTCGTCATCGGGATCGTGGTGATCTCGATGTTGCTCGCGATATTCAGCATCAATGATCTGCCCTTCTGA
- the gspE gene encoding type II secretion system ATPase GspE, with product MNAYSNLAERLIERRLLSAEEMERVQRLQEEHQSPLIRLIVELGFLSEDDLLPVLRDHFDIPLMSLKEPATVPLALEFAPGIADFLRQARMVPVKIEGKELIVATTDPLDLSRLHALELAAGMRVRPVLAKEKEILARIETLFGNGYAAEGAPAPAAREIEGAVDEEDVAHLRDMASEVPVIRLVNQMLVRALESRASDVHIEPFENQLKVRYRIDGILHDVEPPPRQLKAAVISRLKILAQLNIAERRLPQDGRIKIRLAGKDVDLRISTVPTLYGESVVIRLLERAQIFTRLDSLGFPPEILERFNEMIAKPHGMILVTGPTGSGKTTTLYGALQKINDPGKKIITIEDPVEYQLTGVNQIQVKPQIGLTFANGLRSIVRQDPDVIMVGEIRDTETAEIAVQAALTGHLVFSTLHTNDAAGAISRLLEMGVQDYLLSSSLLGVLAQRLVRRLCTACRRETPFTGLGPAASELGNGDAPRTVWEAVGCEACSGTGYLGRIGIFELLPVTAEICKVIVQRADAGSIRNLAVQQGMRLLRQDGWSKVRQGITTLAEVLRVTREEI from the coding sequence ATGAACGCGTACTCCAATCTCGCCGAGAGGCTCATCGAGCGACGCCTCCTGTCGGCGGAGGAAATGGAAAGGGTGCAAAGGCTCCAGGAAGAGCATCAAAGCCCTTTGATCCGCCTGATCGTCGAGCTGGGCTTCCTTTCCGAGGACGATCTGCTGCCGGTGCTGCGGGACCATTTCGACATTCCGCTGATGTCGCTGAAGGAGCCGGCGACGGTGCCGCTTGCGCTGGAATTCGCACCCGGCATCGCCGACTTTTTGCGGCAGGCGCGGATGGTTCCGGTCAAGATCGAGGGCAAGGAGCTGATCGTGGCGACCACCGATCCGCTCGACCTCTCGCGCCTGCACGCCCTCGAGCTGGCGGCGGGGATGCGGGTCCGGCCGGTCCTGGCGAAGGAAAAGGAGATCCTGGCGCGCATCGAGACCCTGTTCGGCAACGGTTATGCGGCGGAAGGCGCGCCGGCGCCGGCCGCGCGGGAAATCGAGGGCGCGGTGGACGAGGAAGACGTCGCGCACCTGCGCGACATGGCGTCCGAGGTCCCGGTGATCCGCCTGGTCAACCAGATGCTGGTGCGCGCGCTGGAAAGCCGCGCCTCCGACGTGCACATCGAGCCGTTCGAGAACCAGCTCAAGGTGCGCTATCGCATCGACGGCATCCTGCACGACGTCGAGCCGCCGCCGCGGCAGCTCAAGGCCGCGGTGATCTCGCGCCTGAAGATTCTCGCGCAGCTCAACATCGCGGAGCGCCGCCTGCCGCAGGACGGCCGGATCAAGATCCGCCTGGCGGGAAAGGACGTCGATCTGCGGATCTCCACGGTGCCGACGCTGTACGGCGAGAGCGTGGTGATCCGGCTGCTCGAGCGGGCGCAGATCTTCACCCGTCTCGATTCGCTCGGCTTTCCGCCGGAGATCCTCGAACGATTCAACGAAATGATCGCCAAGCCGCACGGCATGATCCTGGTCACGGGACCGACCGGCAGCGGCAAGACGACGACGCTCTACGGCGCGCTGCAGAAGATCAACGATCCCGGGAAGAAGATCATTACGATCGAGGACCCGGTCGAATACCAGCTCACCGGCGTCAACCAGATCCAGGTGAAGCCGCAGATCGGTCTCACGTTCGCGAACGGGCTGCGCTCCATCGTGCGGCAGGATCCCGACGTGATCATGGTCGGCGAGATTCGCGACACCGAGACGGCGGAGATCGCCGTCCAGGCGGCGCTCACCGGGCACCTGGTCTTCTCCACGCTCCACACCAACGACGCGGCCGGCGCGATCTCGCGGCTGCTGGAAATGGGCGTGCAGGACTATCTGCTTTCGTCGTCGCTGCTCGGGGTTCTGGCGCAGCGGCTCGTGCGCCGGCTGTGCACCGCGTGCCGCCGCGAGACGCCGTTTACCGGCTTGGGCCCCGCTGCAAGCGAGCTCGGGAACGGCGACGCGCCGCGCACCGTCTGGGAAGCGGTGGGCTGCGAGGCGTGCAGCGGGACCGGTTACCTCGGCCGGATCGGCATCTTCGAGCTGCTCCCGGTGACCGCGGAGATCTGCAAGGTCATCGTCCAGCGGGCGGATGCCGGCTCGATCCGCAACCTGGCCGTGCAGCAAGGAATGCGGCTGCTCCGCCAGGACGGCTGGAGCAAGGTACGCCAGGGCATCACCACCCTGGCGGAGGTGCTGCGCGTGACGCGCGAGGAGATTTGA
- a CDS encoding type II secretion system protein GspJ — translation MKPQEKPPVPPAGFTLIEVVLAMTIFALMATILYGAFALGHSAIERTRGRFDENQKLRSFSDLLAGYIRSSYPYRPSPQDPAVYYEGQERRLAFVSSISVAMGGRGMARVELSWSGSEDGEGALLLEEQVPVRLDGESEESGQRSRVVLDERVRDVRLAYLDPQGDGESWESEWSGGRNQALPRAVRLAYRTAAGREVQWTFPIMMTVLQP, via the coding sequence GTGAAGCCGCAGGAGAAACCGCCGGTCCCGCCGGCCGGCTTCACGCTGATCGAGGTCGTTCTCGCGATGACGATTTTCGCCCTGATGGCGACGATTCTCTACGGCGCCTTCGCGCTCGGCCACAGCGCGATAGAAAGAACCCGGGGCCGGTTCGACGAAAACCAGAAGCTGCGCTCGTTCAGCGACCTCCTGGCCGGCTATATCCGGTCGTCGTACCCCTACCGGCCCTCGCCGCAGGATCCGGCGGTGTACTACGAAGGCCAGGAGCGCCGGCTGGCGTTTGTCTCCTCGATCTCGGTGGCGATGGGCGGCCGCGGCATGGCCCGGGTGGAGCTGTCATGGAGCGGGTCGGAGGACGGCGAAGGCGCGTTGCTGCTCGAGGAGCAGGTGCCGGTTCGCCTGGACGGCGAAAGCGAAGAGAGCGGCCAGCGCAGCCGGGTCGTGCTCGACGAGAGGGTCCGCGACGTGCGGCTCGCCTATCTCGATCCCCAGGGCGACGGGGAGAGCTGGGAAAGCGAATGGAGCGGGGGCCGCAATCAGGCGCTCCCCCGAGCGGTCCGGCTCGCCTACCGGACCGCGGCGGGGCGCGAGGTGCAATGGACCTTTCCGATCATGATGACCGTGTTGCAGCCGTGA
- the gspM gene encoding type II secretion system protein GspM: MTKLWQRLSRRERGLVLATGAIIIVALARYLIVGPFLERRDWIKTQLEAQPQLLEKNLRYIARKEELLAALEAARNEIKSREPRLLSGDTPSVNASDLQETVQALAAKEGVQVITTRVLNPETSGTLSKISIQLEIGGQIDQVANLIRGIEASPRMLVVDEINIRSLFRPIGVPQPQGVAAQAAVQNLRVSLTVAGFARPRPAAGEKPGSAPG, translated from the coding sequence ATGACGAAGCTCTGGCAGAGGCTGTCCCGTAGAGAGCGAGGGCTGGTGCTAGCGACGGGCGCGATCATCATCGTCGCCCTTGCCCGCTATCTGATCGTGGGGCCGTTTCTCGAGCGGCGCGACTGGATCAAAACGCAGCTGGAGGCCCAGCCGCAGCTGCTGGAGAAAAACCTCCGCTATATCGCCAGGAAGGAAGAGCTGCTGGCGGCGCTGGAAGCGGCGCGCAACGAGATCAAGAGCCGGGAGCCGCGTCTGTTGTCGGGCGACACGCCCTCGGTCAACGCCTCGGACCTCCAGGAGACGGTCCAGGCCCTCGCGGCCAAGGAGGGAGTGCAGGTAATCACCACCCGCGTGCTGAACCCCGAGACGAGCGGCACGCTTTCCAAGATCTCCATCCAGCTGGAGATCGGGGGACAGATCGACCAGGTGGCCAATCTCATCCGAGGGATCGAGGCTTCACCGCGAATGCTTGTGGTCGACGAAATCAACATCCGGTCTCTGTTTCGCCCGATTGGAGTGCCTCAGCCTCAAGGAGTGGCCGCTCAGGCCGCTGTGCAGAACCTCAGGGTGAGCCTGACGGTTGCGGGTTTTGCCCGCCCGCGGCCCGCTGCCGGCGAAAAGCCCGGGTCGGCGCCGGGTTGA
- the gspG gene encoding type II secretion system major pseudopilin GspG yields the protein MKNAHARKQRNRTPASRCEGFTLVELIVVVIIIGLLAGLVLPQFIRQEEKAKLKAARAQIELLGTALDTFRLDVGRYPTTQEGLQALRQKPPGVDRWDGPYLKKELPVDPWGNPYIYKSPGDHGPYDIISYGADKAPGGEGDNRDINSWE from the coding sequence ATGAAAAACGCGCACGCACGAAAGCAACGCAACCGCACGCCGGCGTCTCGCTGCGAGGGCTTCACGCTCGTCGAGCTGATCGTCGTTGTCATCATCATCGGCCTGCTGGCCGGGCTGGTTCTTCCTCAGTTCATCCGCCAGGAAGAAAAGGCGAAGCTGAAGGCGGCCCGGGCGCAGATCGAGCTCCTGGGCACGGCGCTCGACACCTTCCGCCTCGACGTCGGGCGCTATCCGACGACTCAGGAGGGGCTCCAGGCGCTCCGGCAAAAGCCGCCGGGGGTCGACCGCTGGGACGGCCCGTATCTCAAAAAAGAGCTTCCGGTCGATCCATGGGGCAACCCCTACATCTACAAGAGCCCCGGCGATCATGGACCCTACGACATCATCTCTTACGGCGCCGACAAGGCGCCGGGGGGCGAGGGTGACAACCGCGACATCAACAGCTGGGAATGA
- a CDS encoding PilN domain-containing protein: MRKLQMNIGAASLPSPPRWLRELSRADFLRSVGLYITRDHVVLARLRKNLQRVALLQEEKRELAAAEGRQAISELTGWIAEDVREIALKAEGDSRERALRQALLSLLPHFSAGKDSLYICVPEDQAIVQPILLPRVAEENLRQVLEYEIERQLPFPRDEVFYDFLPLGRRGDRFAVYLFAIPKKNLSTTLEVLGSFGIVPDGVETTTTALANYLTFCNPEATGAFAVIGGLDGGCQMVGLRADPGAWQPTRRITFSHRLPDADWSRAVGRELLRECLDPSVKLYRWGSTAALLSEFVENPPPQEDLVAAGNRRLTGGKPIRDPDAVPAVGAALRGVREATFGVNVVGGEGARQRGASRFSLLNGALAGLLALACLAWGVSYPIKDELRVRQLQKENRRLQPAVDALRREEKQLEQARKELELFADIDRRKGEVLRVLDELSRVVPTNAYLSNLRYRAGSLEIQGNAENASSLIPVLEKSALFENVGFNAPSNRGRDNRETFSLKAELEKPKGQVRKP; this comes from the coding sequence ATGCGCAAATTGCAGATGAACATCGGGGCGGCGAGCTTGCCGTCTCCCCCGCGCTGGTTGCGCGAGCTGTCGCGCGCCGACTTCCTGCGCAGCGTCGGGCTCTACATCACCCGCGACCACGTGGTTCTCGCACGCCTGCGGAAAAATCTCCAGAGAGTCGCATTGCTGCAGGAGGAAAAACGGGAGCTCGCCGCGGCGGAGGGCCGGCAGGCGATCTCGGAACTGACCGGCTGGATCGCCGAGGACGTTCGCGAGATCGCGCTGAAGGCGGAAGGGGACTCGCGCGAGCGGGCGCTGCGCCAGGCGCTGCTTTCCCTGCTGCCGCACTTCAGCGCGGGCAAGGACTCCCTCTACATCTGCGTCCCCGAGGACCAGGCGATCGTCCAGCCGATCTTGCTGCCGCGGGTTGCGGAGGAAAATCTCCGTCAGGTTCTCGAGTACGAGATCGAGCGCCAGCTGCCGTTTCCCCGCGATGAGGTTTTCTACGACTTCCTCCCGCTGGGAAGGCGCGGAGACAGGTTCGCGGTCTATCTGTTCGCGATCCCGAAAAAAAATCTTTCCACGACGCTCGAGGTCCTCGGCTCGTTCGGGATCGTGCCCGACGGCGTGGAGACGACCACCACTGCGCTGGCCAACTACCTGACCTTCTGCAATCCGGAAGCGACCGGCGCGTTCGCCGTGATCGGCGGGCTGGACGGCGGCTGCCAGATGGTCGGCCTGCGCGCGGACCCGGGTGCCTGGCAGCCGACGCGTCGGATCACGTTCTCGCACCGGCTGCCCGACGCGGACTGGAGCCGGGCCGTCGGCAGAGAGCTGTTGAGAGAATGTCTCGACCCTTCGGTCAAGCTGTACCGCTGGGGCTCGACCGCTGCTCTGCTGTCCGAGTTCGTCGAGAATCCTCCGCCTCAGGAAGATCTGGTGGCGGCCGGAAACCGCAGGCTCACGGGCGGAAAGCCGATTCGCGATCCCGACGCGGTCCCCGCCGTCGGGGCCGCTTTGCGCGGCGTGCGCGAGGCGACCTTCGGGGTCAACGTGGTCGGCGGAGAGGGAGCGCGGCAGCGCGGCGCCAGCCGGTTTTCCCTGTTGAACGGAGCGCTCGCCGGGTTGCTGGCTCTGGCTTGTCTGGCGTGGGGCGTGAGCTATCCGATCAAGGACGAGCTTCGCGTGCGCCAGCTTCAAAAGGAAAACCGGAGGCTTCAGCCCGCGGTCGATGCGTTGCGCCGCGAGGAAAAGCAGCTCGAGCAGGCGCGCAAGGAGCTGGAGCTGTTTGCGGACATCGACCGGCGCAAGGGCGAGGTCCTCCGGGTGCTCGACGAGCTGTCCAGGGTCGTTCCAACGAACGCCTATCTTTCCAATCTTCGCTACCGGGCGGGAAGCCTGGAGATCCAGGGCAATGCGGAGAACGCCTCGAGCTTGATTCCCGTTCTGGAGAAGTCGGCGCTTTTCGAGAACGTGGGCTTCAACGCCCCTTCCAATCGCGGCCGCGACAACCGCGAGACGTTCTCGCTCAAGGCCGAGCTCGAAAAGCCCAAAGGACAGGTGCGCAAGCCATGA
- a CDS encoding type II secretion system protein: MTSRARRASAGFTLLEIVVAMAIVGLGIVTLLEIFSLGLRLGGRSTARTESMLDAGRVMDELFARPALKEGTERGKSPGGLLWKLEVRAVKPSDGELTLSSDWELKEVAVEMRSAGSPEAPVELRTLRLARKER; encoded by the coding sequence ATGACCTCTCGGGCCAGACGCGCGTCGGCGGGCTTTACGTTGCTGGAGATCGTGGTCGCGATGGCCATCGTCGGCCTGGGCATCGTCACCCTGCTCGAGATCTTCTCCCTCGGGCTTCGCCTGGGCGGCCGGAGCACCGCGCGCACCGAATCGATGCTCGACGCCGGGCGGGTCATGGACGAGCTTTTCGCCCGGCCGGCGCTCAAAGAGGGGACGGAGCGGGGAAAGAGCCCCGGGGGGCTCCTGTGGAAGCTCGAGGTTCGCGCGGTCAAACCGTCGGACGGCGAGCTTACGCTGTCGAGCGACTGGGAGCTCAAGGAAGTGGCGGTGGAGATGCGATCGGCCGGCAGCCCGGAGGCGCCGGTGGAGCTGCGCACGCTCCGGCTGGCGAGGAAAGAGCGGTGA